The genomic window TAATCAGTGGGCATCTCTGCGCCGTCTCGTGTGCTTGCAGGACTTTATTGACCTGACGTTATCGAAGACGCAGCGGAAGACTCCCACGGTGATCCATAAACACTACCAGATTCACCGCATCAGACATTTCTACATGAGGAAGGTCAAATTTACTCAGCAGAATTACCATGACAGGCTCTCCCAGATCTTAACCGATTTCCCCAAGTTGGATGTAAGTGACTCGGGGACGCAGGTGGTGACGTGAACGTGAGCCAGCAGGTAACTGGTGTCGATGGCCGGTTCGTGCACGTCTCAACAAATACGGAAAGAAAGGGGCGGTTCGCTTGTCAGACTGCAGTGAGTTCGGGGCCCAGCGTGAGCAGAGCACAGCAGTCGGACTCCGTGGTACTCTTCTGTCCCCGTCACACCCCCTGAGAGGCCCGGAGCTGTCTCCTCGGGCTCTCTCTGTCACCCCGAGACAGGCAGGTGGCCGCCCAAGCTCTCAGCGCTGTCGCTGTGAATCTGGCAGCTCCCTGGCTTGGGTGGTCTTCCTGTGGCCTCGGGTCACCTCATTCGCCCGAGGTCCACCACCGTTTGTGATCCTGTCGCTTCGTGGGCCCGGGACGGCCAGGTCCGCACGGGCTCTGCGACTGCTGAGAGGAGGTCGTGTGGGGAGCAGGGATTCGCGCCTTGAGCGAAGGCAGTTGAAACCTTCGCTCCGCGGCAGAGTCGAGTCTGCTTATTGCTGAAGCTGGGAAAGCAGGAGCCGACGCTGCTTACGAGGTCACTGTGTGGGGTCACACCGCTGCAAGGGGATTGAGGTAGTAAAGGACGTGGGGTGGGGTCAGCAGTCCAGGGTGAGAGCCTGCATTTGCCGCTTCCCAAAATGGTCTGTGAAGCTGgcttcaggcagaggggaagctggTCTGTGTGACAGGAGTTTCTTCTGTGTTTAAGGTGGTGATGGTTCGTTTGAGCAACTACACATGCGTCTAAACTAAGAGTAGAGGCTTCCGCCGGCGGACGGGGCTGAGGTGCTCCATACGGGCCACTGAGCGTGAGACTAGTTCCTGGGGCGAGGGCGGGTACCCTAGAACTTCCCTGGTGGGAAACAGAACGGTGAGGTTTTTGAAAACCGGTGTGATACTCCGAAACACTTGATCTGAGCGAACAAAATGCCGTGAACTAATTAGTCCCCGATTTCTGTAGTTCTTAGTAAGAACTTTGATCTTTTTTCTCCTTGGTATTTTTTTATACAGTAGAAGTTTAAACTTGTGAACATtctgttaccttttttttccccgaggggttggggaggaaaaggagagagaatctgaagcaggctccacactcccGTGTGGACGTGACACTCGGTCTCGCCACCCTGAGGTCCTGAGctaccctgaggtcaagagtcacatgcttacccgagccacccagctgccccctgcGCTTTTTAAACTAGAGTGAGCTCTCTGAGAAGAATTTTGGAGTAGGAGGTGAGAGCAGCTGCGTGTCTGGGGATCTGTTCAGGCCCCGGGAGCACAGCAGGCATCGAGGCCCTGGGCTTGTCTGGTGAGGGGCAAGGTGGTAACCGAGGTGGAGATCCACGGCACGGCGGATGAGTGAGGAGAGCCCGGAGACTGTAGCAGGGCCTGAGAGCAGCGAGGTGGTGAGCCGTGCGGCCGATCCCGAACAGCACTGAGGCCACAGGAGCAGCAAGTGCAGAGGCCCAGAGGGACGCAGCGTGATGTCTTCCAGGAGCAGGAAGACCAGGCGCGCTGGGGCCGGGTGTGGAGAGGGGGAGGCTGCAGGTGGGTCAGAGCGGATGTGTCTCCAGCCAGCGGGTGCTTGTGTTCGTCTTAAGCCTTCCAGGTTGGCCCTGGGACGAACCGAGCTTTGACTTACGTTGTAGAGGATGAGTGGCCCGTGGGGTAGGAGACCGCCGGAAGGTTGGTGCACTGCGTTACGCGGCTGGCGGAGCTGAAGAGTTGAGTGCTTGGGAGGAGGAACTAGTGGGTTTGAGCACCGGTGACCGTGCTGTGGCCATCCGTGCACGCGGGAACGTGGAGGGTttgaggaggaagagggtggtTTGTATGCGTTGATCGAAATGTGGGTGAGACGTCACACAGAAGGGCATGTGGTCTGGAGCTTTATCTGAGGTCTGGCCTGGAGATGTCCCTGCACTTAGATCCACGTGAGGTCACCCAGGATGTGAGTGAGGACAGAAAAGTGCTCCCGGGAACTCTGATGTTGGGTGTTGGGTAGGAGCACGAGGCCACAAGAGCTGGAGGCCCTTTGGATAGAAAGCATCAAGAAGTGTGagtgcgggtgcctgggtggctcagtgggttaaagcctctgccttcggctcaggtcatgtctcagggtcctgggatcgagccccgcatcgggctctctgctcagcagggagcctgcttccccacctctctctgcctgcctctctgcctgcttgtgatctctgtcaaataaataaataaaatctaaagaaaaaaaaagaagaagaagtgtgaGTGGCCAGCTGTGTGCTGTGCAGAGCTCTGCAGAGATGAAGGGACTTTGGGGCAGGGCCGGTCTGatgagctgtctgggtgggctgGTGGAGACTGTTCTGACCAGACTGGGttccagggagggaaggagcctcTCTTCGTGATGGTTGCCAAGAGGGGGACAAAGGCGTAAGAAGGATTGTGGGCACCAGGGGCCGCAGACATTCAGATTGGGGGGCGGTGACAGCATGTTTGCAGGCCTGGGTTCGGGTCTTGGGGGGGGGCGAGTCTGGTGCACAGATGGAGAATCGGCTGGGTTTGTGGATAAGGGTGAAGGGGGCACAGTCTTGGGCCCAGGCCAAGTGGGCAGCCGAGGCAGCAGTGACCCCTGAGCTCACTGAGATGTTTCCTCAGAGAACTAAAGAGTCATCAGGAGAGAGGGCGGGGGGAAGATCTGGGGGGTCGTGgagagagggaaggtgggaggtACTTTCCCAGGAAATTATTCTGCAAGTAGTCCTGACATCGGGGTGAGAAGCCTGTGCCAAAAACTGCTCGCTGTGTTTCTGTTCTAGGACATCCATCCATTTTATGCTGATCTGATGAACATTCTCTATGACAAGGATCATTACAAGTTGGCTCTAGGACAGATAAATATTGCCAAAAATTTAGTGGACAAGTAAGGTATTTTCTTAATACAGTACCTTTCAAACCATTGCCCAAAGTGAAAAGCATCTCacgtatttgtttttatttaagtgtGGCTAAAGATTACGTGCGGCTCATGAAGTACGGAGACTCTCTGTACCGCTGCAAGCAGCTGAAGCGCGCAGCCCTGGGGCGCATGTGCACCATCATCCGGAGGCAGAAGCAGAGTCTGGAGTATCTGGAGCAAGGTGCCTGTGCTGCGGGAGCGGGAGCGCCGGCGGCGTGTGCGCTTCCGCGGCCTGGTTCTTGTCAAGAACTCCTGTTCGgaatatttggttttgttttcttttagactAACAGGGTCGGATTACTTTTCCCTGTCTAGCCTATCAGAAATTCTGACAGGCTAGTTATTATTGAAAAAGTAGCTAGGAGTTAAAATGCTTATACATACCTAGTCCTGTTAAGAGAATTTGTTTTTCGTATTTCGTGCGTAAGGCACATGCGCTATAAATCACAGGGAGATACCAAGAAAATACGTAAAAACTAAAATGACCCATAGTTTTAACCTATtgataatataaatttttacaaaaaattgcaccatgggacgcctgggtggttcagatagTTACGCGTCCAACtttagatttcagctcaggtcgtgatctcaaggtcatgggattaagTCCCggtttgggctccatgctcagtggggcgggggtccgcttgggattctcttccctGCCTGTCCCCAGCTCGGCGTGTGCGAGTGTGCGCCCTCGGGTAAATCAGTCGTCAGGAAAAGCTTCGCGGTACGTGTCAGCGTGCAGCGGCTGCCCCGGTTTCTTACGCGGTAGTTTATGTAAGAAGACAGTTCCGGATTAGCGGAggatgtgtgtgttttctgtcgACTCGCACTGTAACTGTTGAAACGGGCTTCGTGAGCCACGGCCCGGGAGCACAGCTTCCTGGAGCAGATCgcgaagtttgacttcttcccttGTTCTTACGAAATTAAGTGCCTGTAATGTGCATCTCCCACAGTGCGCCAGCATCTGTCCCGTCTGCCGACTATTGACCCAAATACGAGGACGCTGCTCCTGTGCGGGTACCCGAATGTCGGCAAGTCCAGCTTCATCAATAAGGTTAGTGTCTGCttgtggctcagatcatgatctcggggtcttgggatgagccccgtgtcgggcttctgaatgcctctccttctgcttctccctctgcttatgcactgtctctctgtctgaaaaataaaatctttaaataaggtTAGTCTGCGCCTGGGGATAAAGCAAGTGACCAAGGACCTGAGGCTCGAGGCCTGCTGTGTCCTGTCCCTGTGGGTTGGAGTCCGGCTGGCCGACCAGTCCTTGAGTCAGTGCCGCCCTCGGCATACACTACCCTTTACTGGAGGGGAGGACTGAAGCTGTGTGAATCCACATTTGTGTTGCTGTTGTGGAAAACATTGTGTATTTTGGTGTGTGTTGATAAGTTTCTTCGGGATTCACGACATTCGAGTGGGTTTGTTAACACGCAGAGAGCATAGTCTGGGAGCGGCGATGCCGGGGCAGCCGGTGTGGATGGACAGGCCGCAGTTGCTGGATTGGACTTCCTGAGATATTTCCTGGGTGTCCCCTTGCTTGATGGGTCACTGGTCACAGAAGGTACTTGGTCCCCGTCGTGGGGAGTGGCCGGGTTGCCATGTCCTTGAGCAAGTCTATTCGTGGGACTTGAGGACAGTGACCTGGCGCTTCAGGACAGCTTAGCTGAGCTCCGGGGACCTGAACATCGTAGAAACCTCATTTAAGGGGCGCCCCGGTGACtcggtcagttaagggtctgactcttgatttcgcctcaggtcgtgatctcacggtcatgaggtCGAGCCCGCCATCCGGCTCCTCCTCAGTGcggggtctgcttgagagtctccctctctccctccgcctctccctcTCATGCCCTTGGGTGCACACTCTTCCTAAAACACACGGACACATCTTGTGGAAAGTAGTATTGGTTCATgagtaaatgaaacagaaggTCCGTTCACGCCCGCAGGAGCTCGGGTGCCGGTCGGGAGCAGGTGTGGATGTGCGCACCAGGAGCACTTCTGCTCGCAGCCCGTTTGCAGGTTTCTCTCTGGTCCCCAGCTGTGCTGACGTGACAGGCCGCGGCTCTGTGGTGCCCGAGCCAATGGTCCAAGTGCTTGGGAGCCACTCGGTTTCTTACATGGAACCAATAAACCGTTGAGTCCCTCAGGTGCACTGACTACTTTCCGAGTCTTGGTAGGGACGTGTGGCTGGTGGGCCCTGTGTCAGCCGTGCAGGTAGGGCATTTCTGTCTGCACAGCGAGTCTGTGGGGCACTCCCGGGCCCAGGGTGCATCAGAGCACAAGCTGACGGACACCCTCCAGGCTGGtggcccccccacctccctcctgtcTGATGGGGACCGTTTCTGTCCTGACCCGGTGGCGGGAGGAAGTGGGTGGAACCTGTCCGTCTGTCAGCAGCAGCTTCTGTCCCCGGCGGTGTAATTGTGCTGGGTCTCTCTCCTTGTGTGCTCTTGTTTTAATGCCAAAATCCTTCGTCTCAGTAACCCGTAGGTGCCACGTTGACCTTCTCAAGGGGAAATGAGGTATGGAACTTGTGTGACTGGGAAGATGGTTGTTGTGTTTTAGGTGACGAGAGCCGATGTGGATGTCCAGCCCTACGCGTTTACGACCAAGTCCCTGTTTGTGGGGCACATGGATTATAAGTACCTGCGCTGGCAGGTGAGCGCCCTCACCTCAGACGCGGAGCTCGCGTCCCGGGTCTTGTTCATGGGGGTGGACTTCAGGGACCCCCGAAGAACGGGAGTGTCTCCCTAATTCCAGTGCGCTGGGGGGGGGACTCCGAGGAGGTGGGAGATTCTCGGGGCCACCAGGAGCGCCGCTGCGGAGAAGACTCCGGGCTTCCCGGCTGCCTGAGGGCGGCTCAGGGCAGCAGCCGGCGGCCTGTGCGGACGTCCGCTGGTGTTAACAGCCCCCTCGTGGTCTCGGACCCTGTTAATACGAAGGACGTGTGTTAGCCGTTAAAAAGTTTGGAGCAGTAGAATTTCATTTCATAAACGGTGAAGCTGTTCCTAACACAGGGGCATGTTTGCCTGTTGCTGTTCTGTTCTGCTCGGTcggggcccctggctggcccagtcggGAGAGCGCGTGGCTCTCGGCGTCCGGCTCAGGAGCTCAGTCCCTGTGTTTGGCATAGTTTGGCATatgctagaaagaaaaaaaaaagaggagtccTTTTCTCCAGGTCTTTGGCTAGTTCTTCAGTGACCTCTGTGGGGTCCAGCcatcccccctttctctgcacgTTAAGGCTTATTTGATTCTGGTCAGTGGGAGACCTGTCTTATGTACTGGCTCCGGGGGCTGGTGTGGGGTTGCGTCCCTTCCTGCGTGTGCTAGCCGGGAGGTCTGTGGGTGCGTGTGCTCGGGGTAACACACCGGACCGTCAGGTGGTAGATACGCCGGGGATCCTGGACCACCCTTTGGAGGACCGGAACACCATTGAGATGCAGGCCATCACGGCGCTGGCTCACCTGCGCGCTGCCGTGCTGTACGTGATGGACCTGTCTGAGCAGTGTGGGCACGGGCTGAAGGAGCAGCTGGAGCTCTTCCAGAACATCCGGCCGCTGTTTGTCAACAAGGTACGGGCGGCAGCCAGGGCTTCCGGTGTATCACGTGCACCGCGCGGACGGTAATCTCAGTGTCTGCCTCCCCTGTTCCAGCCTCTGATAGTCGTGGCGAACAAATGTGACGTGAAGAGGATCGCCGAGCTTTCTGAAGACGATCAGGCAAGTCATCTTaacattttcagtatttcttacCTACTAATAACAAACCTCATTTCAGACCAGCAAAGTTTAGAAGGAATTTTAACAATACTAGCCCGGGTTTTTAGTTTACAGTTCAGGTGGTAGCCTTGGCGGGTTATCGGTGGCAGACTAGACCTGGCCTTTCCTGACCTCTGCGCAGCCTTCGAGGCTGTGGAAATGCCCGTGCGTTCAGCACGTTGGTACACGAACCTTGGGAAGGTTTTACCTTGGTGCCGGAGAGCACACAAAGCGCCGTAAGGTAGGCCTTGCCTCTTCCGGCCTCAGGCGGCCCAGTGCACGGAGGGCGCCTGCAGAGCAGGGGTGCAGGTGGGAGGGTCTGTGGGTATCAAGTGTCTGCTGCGCACTCTGTGGGGAAACGAGCTTGGGGATGAGTGAAGGACGAGCATCTGAGAACTTGCCAGAACAGTGAGTCAAGAGTGTGTGCTGTACTTTCTGGAGGCAGGTAAGGTGGTTAGGCCTCGCTGTCCGCACAGCTCGTGCTGCAGCCCTGGAGAAGCTTTGCCCTGGTACAGAGGTTCTCGGACTCTTGGACACACCCAGGCCTGCAGGGTGGAAGCCTGGGAAGCGTCCCTGGGGTGGGTCACCCTGGTGCTTGGAGAGCAGTGCACTAGGTAGCCACACTGTGGCCCCATCTCCTGGAGCACGTGTCCCTGGCCAGCTCAACGGAGAGGGTCTCCAGCAGGCGGTGTACTGTCCCTTCCCAGTGCCCCTGTCTTGTACTACTGGGACACCGAGTGCTCGGTAAGAGTGAGGGTTTTTTCAGCAGCTGCGCTGGTGTCTTGGGCACTGCACTGTGTTCATTCAGTTACTGGCCAGGTACACATGGCCTGGTTGGAGAGGACCCAGTCCCTGATAAGTGAGCTCCAGTTTTTAGGTGCCTGCACGGGTGGGTGAAGACGAGGGTCAAGTTGTGAGGCTCAGATGTTAGGGTGAGTGTCAGGCAAGGTGCTCGGGCTTTGAGGTCAGGTGTGCCCAGGCCCCAGTTTCGTGGTCTGCCTGCTGTGACGGGGTTGGTTTCCATTCTGGAGTCCCTGGTACTAAGAGCTGCATTCCTGGGTGGTTTGTTGGCAATGTCATCAGGCAGACTGGACGAAATGGGAAAGCATGTGGGCCAGGGATGCCATTGCAGCGGTACTCTCGGGTTGAGCCGAGGGTGCAGCCTGCCCGGTGCTCTGGCTCGTCGCTGGTCTTACGTGCGGTAAACACGGTCACTGTGAATTCAGGTAGTCCCCAGGGTCCCCAAGGCTATTGCTCtttgcaggggaggagggagtctTCTGGTAAGTCAGACCCCGTAGTGAGGGTGGTGGCCTTGTTTGTGACCGGTTTTCTGTCATAGGGTTGACCCATGTCTGGATGAGGGCATGCTGTTGAAGAGGCGCACGAACAAAGCCCCTTATTCCAAATTGAGCGATTTCTAGGTTTCTGTGCTGTTTGTAAGGAATTCTCTTGGGTTGTAGAGGCCAAATGTTTAATTTAGAAATTGCATTGAAGACATTCTAAAAGAAattctgtaggggcgcctgggtggctcagtgggttaaagcctctgccttcggctcaggtcatgatctcagggtcctgggatcgagccccacatcgggctctctgctcagcggggagcctgcttcctcctctctctctgcctgcctctctgcctacttgtgatctctgtcttcaaatatataaataaaatattttcattaaaaaaaaaaaaaagaaattctgtaggTTGATGTTGCTGGGTTCCTTGTTAGAAGATGATATCGCAGAGAACTAGGCTCCAGGGAGCCTCTGGTCTGCTTCCTAGTCTGGGTTGATCTTCCTGGTAATGGTTATTTTCTTAATCACAGAATAATGTAGGGAAAGATCAGCATTTGGGGAAGTGTCCGTCGGATGCGTTTAGACACGAACCACGGACGCGCCAGCTGGCATTCACGATGCCCGTGTGAAGAACGGAATCAGTCATGGGGAAGTGGACATAGACAATGCTCTCTcgttttttcttttgtcttcccaGAAAATATTCGCAGATTTGCAGGCTGCAGGATTTCCCGTGGTTGAGACAAGCACCCTGACGGAGGAGGGGGTCATGCAAGTGAAAACAGAGGTCAGTGCTTCGTGCTTCCCTTTAGGGCCTTTGTCGTCAGAGGAGTCCGTATGGGGGAAGGAAGCGCTCTCTGCAAGCATTGTGGGCAGGGAGCCCTCGAGGCGGCCGGGCAGGAGAGCCTGTGCACAGCACTGAGCCTGGTCCCCGCCCGTCCGGTTGAACGCAGGGCTTGAGGTCCTGCATGGGTGGCTTTGCTTCTTCCGCTGCCGCTGTCCTTCCGGATCTGGCAGGAGGCCTGCAGGAGCCGTACTGTCACGGCACTTGGGCGGACTTGGGCGGATGTCCAATGAGCAAGAGGAACACAGAGAGAGACGTTTCCTCTTGGGTTCAGGTGCAAGTCTGATCACTTAGGCCGGACTGATGCTGTGGTTGACTTGGCTCTGGTGCTCTAATCCCAGTCCAGGGGGGTGCCGTGAACCTGGCTGGGGGCACAGCATGAGTCGCTGGTGGCCTGAGGCAGGCCTGGAGGGACCGTGGAATGTTGCCTCGGGATGCTGCCTGGGCTGGTGGCCTGCTCCCTCCTGAGCATGTGGTCTGCTCCAGGGGTTTacgtggactttggggtgatccCCAGGACAGCAGTAGCTGCTGGGACTCCCGAGGAAAAGCACATGGCGGGGTCTAAAGCTTTGGAACATGGTCTGCTgatgagcgggggtggggggagctggttCCTGTCCCGCACCCCCGTGTCCGGCCCCGGAGGCAGGATGCTTGAAAGCCTGGTCCTGTTCCCTCACCTCAGGCTTGTGACAGGCTCCTGGCTCATCGAGTTGAaaccaaaatgaaaggaaataaggtGAACGAGGTGCTGAACAGGCTGCATCTGGCCATGCCCAGCAAGAGAGACGACAAGGTGAGGTTGGCCTTCCCGAGCCTGCAAGGCTCACGCAGGGCTCTCGGGCGCCGCACAGTCACGCGGAGTAACATGACGTCACGTGCCCTGACATATTGGTAACGTCTCGTTCGTCCTTCCGTTCTTTCTGTGTGTAAGCAAGCTTGTAAAAGTCCTAGGGGTGTCACATTCCTTAACATTGTTGGGTTTCTGGGCACCGGATGGCAGCAGCGGTGAAGCGTCTGAGACGGGTTCAGCTCAGGGCGCAgtcctcagggttgtgggatcaagccccgtgttgctGTTGGAGGCGGGGTCCGCACTCAGCCgaagtctgagattctctctccctgcccctcccacctgtgctcgctctctaaaTCAGTctttaggaaaatttttattgttgGTTTTCTTGCTATTGCTGgggtccagcattgggctccctgctcagtggagatcctgcttcttcctctgcctgccactcccctggttgtgctgtctctctctgttgtattagtaaataaaatattttatttgtttatttaaaaaaattttttttaagattttatttatttgatagagatcacaagtaggcagagaggcaggcagaggggggtgggggaagaaggtctccgctgagcagagagcccgatgcggggatcgatccctggaccccgggatcatgacctgagccggaggcagagaggggcgttaacccactgagccacccaggcgcccctaaaatcttttttatttttttattttttattatttttttttttttttaagattttatttatttatttgacagagagaaatcacaagtagatggagaggcaggcagagagagagagagggaagcaggctctccgctgagcagagagcccgatgcgggactcgatcccaggactccgagatcatgacccgagccgaaggcagcggcctaacccactgagccacccaggcgccccctaaaatcttttttaaatagataGACTTTGGATCAGGTATGGAGTCTTCCTGTTTCCTTGCCCAGTTGGCCCTGCGGTTCTGCTCAGTGGTCTGTGGGATTGGAACTGGTCTGACTTTGCAGAGAGGTGCGTGCCTCTGCTTTTTCTCTCATGTTCCTTTTGCATTCAGCAACGTATTTCCGTAACTCTTTCTGGTGCTGTCCCCTCAGGAGAGGCCCCCTTTCATCCCCGAGGGAGTGGTGGCACGCAGGAAGAGAATGGACATCGGGGAGCCCAGGAGGAAGCGGGTAGGTCTGCTTCAGGGGTGCAGAGGGCCGTTTGTGCGTGGCGCGGGCACAGAGCATGACACGAAGGGCAGAGAGCCCGTGCTGTCAGGCTCCGTGAGCGCAGGTGTGAGTGGCGGGGTCCCCGGGACGTGGAGCTGGGCCTCACAGGCGTTAAAGGTGTGGGCCGGCAGGCTGGAGAAGAGGTCGCCTCCCGGCGGTGAGGGGACTCCCAGTTTTGCGCCGGGAAGGCCAGCGAGAGCTGACGGGAGAGCTCTGCCCTTCTGTTGCAGGAGCGAGACCTcgaagtggagctgggagacgATTACGTTTTGGACCTTCAGAGTAAGGGCCGACGTCCGGGTCGGGAAGCCGCGGAAGGGTTCCGTGCCCGCACGTCCTGCAGCTGCACCTGAATCCCTCTTTGAGAAGAGATTGGGCCCTGAGGCTTCTTAACGGGAGGTTTTGGTGGCTTCAGGAGGGCGGCGTTTAGCTCGCGTGGTGCACGGGCTGGCATCTGCCGCTGCTGCCACCGCCTTCGCCTCCCCTTCTGCGCCCACGGTCCTGTGGCACTTGCTGGCCCGCCCTGGCGTGTGTCCTTTGTTAGGGGTGGGGCACCAGGGCTCTGTTGTTTGCCTGGCGAGGCGGGTGTGAGAAGTCACTTTGGGCACATCGTGGTTGAAGGTATTAAAAACTGTAGTAAACACAacctttcttttctgcttcagaATACTGGGATCTGATGAATTCCTCCGAGAAATACGACAAGATACCAGAGATCTGGGAAGGCCACAACGTAGCGGATTATATTGATCCTGACATCATGCAGGTCTGTGTCACTCGCTGAACTGTGTGATTTTATTCCTTACGTGACCGTGAAGGTATCAGCATGGCCGGTGGCCTGTCTGGACGTGTCGCCTGTGTTCCTTCTACACCGtgagcctccccaccccaccaccaatGGCCTCTCCTGCCGAGGGTCCTGGagaccccagggctctgctccttTGTGGGGCAGGTGCGCTCCGTGGGTTGCGAGCTCCCCGCCCTCCTACTGGACCCGCTCTTGCCTCCTGGAGCCCTGTTCCTTGGCGGCGGCTCCCTCCTGTTGCTATCTCTTCGCGGgttctttttcttcagaaaacGGAATCTTTCTTAAAGCCTTTGTCCTCTGCTGGGCAGGCTCCTTCATTTGCACACTGAGGCCCACACTCCAGCCCCAGGAACCCGGTCATGGGCTCCTTTAATCTCCAACCCCCGCGCTGGGCCTGAACTCAGGATCCCGAGATGAGGAGTTGCACGCTCCACAGGCCGAGCCCGCCAGGCGCTCTCATAACCGGTTTCTTATTAACTGTGTAGCCAGCGGTGGCGTTTGTGTTTAGGGATGGACTTAGAATGGATAAAGGGAGTGTTACAGTCACATATCAGCTCACATTGATGTTTCTAGTTTTACAGCAGGAGGTGttcgcgtgtgtgtgtgtgtgtgtgtacacacgtgcgGTGGAGGGGCGTGCTGGGGAGTGAGGGGGGTAATGGTTGCGTATTTCACCTTGACGTCTGCAGTAATCGTCAGCAAAGAGGGATTGGCACCGGATGGCTCCTGGGGTTTGTGGGCTCACTGCTGGGGGGTGAGCTGGGCGTCCCTGCGTGGGACCGAGTGCAGCGCCCATCGCCCCCTGAGAGGCCGAGGGGAACTGAGCTCCTGTAGGAATATTGTTACACTTGGGAGTTTTCACTGTTGTGTTTAATgacaattctttttaaagaaattagaagaattagaaaaagaagaagaactcaGGACAGCAGCAGGCGAGTACGACAGCGAGTCTGACAGCG from Mustela lutreola isolate mMusLut2 chromosome 8, mMusLut2.pri, whole genome shotgun sequence includes these protein-coding regions:
- the GTPBP4 gene encoding GTP-binding protein 4 isoform X1 — encoded protein: MAHYNFKKITVVPSAKDFIDLTLSKTQRKTPTVIHKHYQIHRIRHFYMRKVKFTQQNYHDRLSQILTDFPKLDDIHPFYADLMNILYDKDHYKLALGQINIAKNLVDNVAKDYVRLMKYGDSLYRCKQLKRAALGRMCTIIRRQKQSLEYLEQVRQHLSRLPTIDPNTRTLLLCGYPNVGKSSFINKVTRADVDVQPYAFTTKSLFVGHMDYKYLRWQVVDTPGILDHPLEDRNTIEMQAITALAHLRAAVLYVMDLSEQCGHGLKEQLELFQNIRPLFVNKPLIVVANKCDVKRIAELSEDDQKIFADLQAAGFPVVETSTLTEEGVMQVKTEACDRLLAHRVETKMKGNKVNEVLNRLHLAMPSKRDDKERPPFIPEGVVARRKRMDIGEPRRKRERDLEVELGDDYVLDLQKYWDLMNSSEKYDKIPEIWEGHNVADYIDPDIMQKLEELEKEEELRTAAGEYDSESDSEDEEMGEIRRLAKQIREKKKLKILQSKEKNTQGPRMPRTAKKVQRKVLEDEMRSLGVDMDDKDNAHYAVQARRSRSVTRKRKREDSAPPPSVARSRSCSRPPRDVSGLRDVKMVKKAKTMMKSAQKKMNRLGKKGEADRHVFDMKPKHLLSGKRKAGKKDRR
- the GTPBP4 gene encoding GTP-binding protein 4 isoform X2, giving the protein MNILYDKDHYKLALGQINIAKNLVDNVAKDYVRLMKYGDSLYRCKQLKRAALGRMCTIIRRQKQSLEYLEQVRQHLSRLPTIDPNTRTLLLCGYPNVGKSSFINKVTRADVDVQPYAFTTKSLFVGHMDYKYLRWQVVDTPGILDHPLEDRNTIEMQAITALAHLRAAVLYVMDLSEQCGHGLKEQLELFQNIRPLFVNKPLIVVANKCDVKRIAELSEDDQKIFADLQAAGFPVVETSTLTEEGVMQVKTEACDRLLAHRVETKMKGNKVNEVLNRLHLAMPSKRDDKERPPFIPEGVVARRKRMDIGEPRRKRERDLEVELGDDYVLDLQKYWDLMNSSEKYDKIPEIWEGHNVADYIDPDIMQKLEELEKEEELRTAAGEYDSESDSEDEEMGEIRRLAKQIREKKKLKILQSKEKNTQGPRMPRTAKKVQRKVLEDEMRSLGVDMDDKDNAHYAVQARRSRSVTRKRKREDSAPPPSVARSRSCSRPPRDVSGLRDVKMVKKAKTMMKSAQKKMNRLGKKGEADRHVFDMKPKHLLSGKRKAGKKDRR